CGTCTACGGGCTGCTGTTCATCGCCCCCATGGCACCGGTCGGCGTGTACGGGACGCTCGACGCGAAGTCGCACGGGGCGGTCGCGCTGGTCTACCTCGTCGCGACGGTCGCGATGGCGTTCACCGCGTTCAGCTACGCGCAGATGGTCCGGGTGGTCCCCCAGGCGGGTTCGGTGTTCGCCTACGCGCGCGCGGGTCTGGGCAAGGAGGCGGGGTTCGTCGCCGGGTGGATGGTGATGCTGGACTATCTGCTGATCCCGGCGGTGGCCTACCTGTTCTCCGGCATCGCGATGAACTCCCTGGTCCCGGAGGTCTCCCGGTGGGTGTGGACCGCCCTCGCCGTTGTGATCACGACGTTCCTGAACCTGTGGGGGGTGCGCACCGCGGCCCGGGTCGGCTTCCTGGTCCTCGCGCTGGAGATCGTGGTCCTGCTGATCTTCGTCGTGTCGGCCGTCGTGATGCTCGCGCGCGACGGCGCCCACCGCGACTGGCTGTCCCCGCTGGCGGGTGACGGCACGCAGGGGGCGTTCGCGCTGTCGGCGGTCGTCGGGGCGGTGTCGGTGGCCGTCCTGTCGTTCCTCGGCTTCGACGCGATCGCGAGTTTCGCGGAGGAGGTGACGGGCGGTTCGGAGAAGGTGGCCCGGGCGGTGCTGTTCTGTCTGGCGCTGGCGGGTGTGCTGTTCGTGGCGCAGACGTACCTGGTGGCGCTGCTGGAGCCGTTGTCGTCCGCTCAGCTCGCTGCGGACCCCGGCAAGCAGGGCGCGGCCTTCTACGACGCCGTGGACGCCTCCGTCGGCGCGTGGCTGCACAACCTGGTGGCGGTCAGCAAGGCCATCGGCGCGGCCTTCGCGGCGCTCGCCGGGCAGGCCGCGGCCGGCCGGCTGCTCTACGCGATGGCCCGCGACCGCCGGCTGCCCCGGGCGCTGGCCCGGACCGACTCCGGGGTGCCGCGGGCGGCGCTGGGGTGCGCGGCGGTGATCACGCTGGTCGCGGCGGTGTGGGCGGCGCGGCGCGACGACGGCCTCGACAAGCTGGTCTCGGTGGTCGACATCGGCGCGCTGACCGCGTTCACGCTGCTGCACGCGTCGGTGGTGGGCTGGTTCGCCGTGCGCCGCAGGAGCGGGCCTCCCGTCTGGTGGCGGCACGTCCTCGTCCCCGTGCTGGGCGCGGCGATCACCGTCGCCGTGATCGTCGAGGCCTCCGGAACGGCCCAGGTGGTGGGTGCGATCTGGCTGGCGGTCGGCCTGACGGTCCTGTTCGCCCAGCGCGGCCGGTC
The window above is part of the Streptomyces sp. NBC_01428 genome. Proteins encoded here:
- a CDS encoding APC family permease, with the protein product MSDTRTTDGAGAAEHGLRRSLGFRDLVVYGLLFIAPMAPVGVYGTLDAKSHGAVALVYLVATVAMAFTAFSYAQMVRVVPQAGSVFAYARAGLGKEAGFVAGWMVMLDYLLIPAVAYLFSGIAMNSLVPEVSRWVWTALAVVITTFLNLWGVRTAARVGFLVLALEIVVLLIFVVSAVVMLARDGAHRDWLSPLAGDGTQGAFALSAVVGAVSVAVLSFLGFDAIASFAEEVTGGSEKVARAVLFCLALAGVLFVAQTYLVALLEPLSSAQLAADPGKQGAAFYDAVDASVGAWLHNLVAVSKAIGAAFAALAGQAAAGRLLYAMARDRRLPRALARTDSGVPRAALGCAAVITLVAAVWAARRDDGLDKLVSVVDIGALTAFTLLHASVVGWFAVRRRSGPPVWWRHVLVPVLGAAITVAVIVEASGTAQVVGAIWLAVGLTVLFAQRGRSGRGMDEDAPGGAV